The following proteins are encoded in a genomic region of Tissierellales bacterium:
- a CDS encoding glycosyltransferase family 2 protein — MKLVSVVIPTYKRSEMLKNTIDSVLRQTYENIEIIIVDDNDPNSKEREMTQRLMESYKGYKNIKYILHPKNLNGAAARNTGFNNASGYYIALLDDDDEFLPKKIESQVKRLEELDDSWGMCYTQFIRKKNGKIIDKGIENKEGYIGADILKGELYISAGSNLMIRKDIIDEIEGFNENFLRRQDLEFLIRASQITKIAHVPEICLVINKDDRSNALSEYKLIKNTNEFLNIFSGYINDLPKLEKKKVAIGQYLLLARYYAFNKEFKLMYETCKKNDITLKIFIRYIFYLIKRKLLKQCYGFKI; from the coding sequence ATGAAACTTGTATCTGTTGTTATACCGACATATAAAAGATCGGAAATGTTAAAAAATACAATTGATAGTGTATTAAGACAAACGTATGAAAACATTGAGATAATTATTGTAGATGATAATGACCCTAATAGTAAAGAAAGGGAAATGACTCAAAGATTAATGGAAAGTTATAAAGGATATAAAAATATTAAATATATACTTCATCCAAAAAATCTAAATGGAGCAGCAGCTAGAAACACAGGTTTTAACAATGCCAGTGGGTATTATATTGCATTGTTAGATGATGATGATGAGTTTTTACCTAAGAAGATAGAATCGCAGGTTAAAAGATTAGAGGAACTTGATGATTCATGGGGAATGTGCTACACACAATTTATAAGAAAGAAAAATGGTAAGATAATAGACAAAGGGATAGAGAATAAGGAAGGATATATAGGCGCAGATATATTAAAAGGAGAGTTATATATAAGTGCGGGTTCTAATTTAATGATTAGGAAGGATATTATAGATGAAATAGAAGGTTTTAATGAAAACTTTTTAAGAAGACAGGACTTGGAATTTTTAATAAGAGCATCACAGATTACAAAGATTGCTCATGTGCCTGAGATTTGTTTAGTAATAAATAAAGATGATAGATCAAATGCTTTATCAGAATATAAGCTTATTAAAAATACAAATGAATTTTTAAATATTTTTAGTGGATATATAAATGATTTACCAAAGCTAGAAAAAAAGAAAGTAGCAATAGGACAATATTTACTCTTAGCAAGATACTATGCATTTAATAAAGAATTCAAATTAATGTATGAAACTTGCAAAAAAAATGATATAACATTAAAAATTTTTATAAGATATATATTTTATCTAATAAAAAGGAAGTTATTAAAACAGTGTTATGGTTTTAAAATTTAG